The Castanea sativa cultivar Marrone di Chiusa Pesio chromosome 11, ASM4071231v1 genome contains a region encoding:
- the LOC142617315 gene encoding protein NRT1/ PTR FAMILY 5.10-like isoform X1: MSIERPLLLDTVANAVVDYKGRRVLRSHSGGWRSACFIIGVEVAERFAYYGISCNLIMYLTEQLGQSTATAAENVNTWSGTASLLPLLGAFVADSYLGRYRTIIIASCIYILGLGLLTLSAMLPSISTSNYMGKNKVILASSELQVNLFFISLYLVAVGQGGHKPCVQAFGADQFDGEDPVECQAKSSFFNWWYFGLCASTSVAMLILTYVQEDLSWGLGFGIPCVAMVIALGVFLLGTRTYRYSVKEVKSPFVRIGQVFVTAIKNRRAKPSEIAIEEEACRTLPQHNSEQFKFLNKALQGEVCTVSDVEEAKAVLRLVPIWATSLGYAIVFAQTSTFFTKQGATLDRTIFPGFEIPAASLQFFIGLAIVFFIPVYDRIFVPIARAITTKPFGITMLQRIGTGMLLSIICMVVAALVEIKRLKTAKEYGLVDMPEVTIPMSVWWLLPQYVLSGIADVFTIVGLQEFFYDQVPSELRSVGLALYLSILGVGSFLSSFLVSVIEEVTGGDGKDSWFTDNLNRAHLDYFYWLLAGISAVAFTAYLYFAKSYIYNMPSTI; the protein is encoded by the exons ATGTCCATTGAAAGGCCACTGCTATTAGACACAGTTGCAAACGCCGTCGTTGACTACAAAGGCCGGCGAGTGCTCAGATCCCATTCCGGAGGTTGGAGGTCTGCATGTTTCATCATAG gtgTGGAAGTGGCGGAGAGGTTTGCATATTATGGGATTAGCTGCAACCTCATCATGTACTTGACTGAGCAGCTGGGGCAATCAACAGCCACTGCAGCCGAGAACGTCAACACTTGGTCAGGGACGGCATCGTTGCTTCCTCTTTTAGGAGCATTCGTAGCTGATTCTTATCTGGGGCGTTACCGCACCATTATTATTGCTTCTTGCATTTACATTCTG GGACTAGGCTTGCTGACTCTGTCAGCTATGCTTCCTTCTATCAGTACCTCTAATTACATGGGCAAAAACAAAGTTATATTAGCTTCTTCTGAGCTCCAAGTGAATTTATTCTTCATCTCTCTATATCTAGTAGCAGTTGGGCAAGGTGGACATAAGCCTTGCGTTCAAGCTTTTGGAGCTGACCAGTTTGATGGAGAAGATCCGGTGGAATGCCAAGCCAAAAGCTCATTCTTCAATTGGTGGTATTTTGGACTATGTGCAAGTACTTCTGTGGCAATGTTGATCCTAACCTATGTACAAGAAGACCTTAGTTGGGGTCTAGGATTTGGAATCCCGTGTGTTGCGATGGTCATTGCCTTAGGTGTCTTCTTGCTTGGTACTAGAACTTATCGATATAGTGTCAAAGAGGTGAAAAGCCCATTTGTGAGAATCGGTCAAGTGTTTGTTACCGCAATTAAGAATCGGCGGGCTAAACCATCAGAAATAGCTATTGAAGAGGAAGCTTGCAGAACCCTGCCACAGCATAACTCTGAACAATTCAA GTTCCTTAACAAAGCCCTGCAAGGCGAGGTATGTACTGTTAGTGATGTTGAAGAAGCAAAGGCCGTTCTTAGGCTTGTTCCAATTTGGGCTACGAGCTTAGGTTATGCTATTGTGTTTGCACAAACCTCAACTTTCTTTACCAAGCAAGGGGCTACTCTTGATAGAACAATTTTTCCTGGCTTTGAGATACCAGCTGCATCACTACAATTCTTTATCGGCTTGGCCATTGTTTTTTTCATTCCTGTATATGATCGTATTTTTGTTCCTATAGCAAGAGCTATCACCACTAAACCTTTTGGAATCACAATGCTACAGAGAATTGGAACTGGGATGCTTTTATCTATCATTTGCATGGTAGTTGCAGCTCTAGTTGAAATAAAAAGGCTCAAAACTGCTAAAGAATATGGGTTGGTTGATATGCCAGAAGTGACTATTCCAATGAGTGTGTGGTGGCTTCTTCCTCAATATGTTTTGTCTGGAATTGCTGATGTTTTCACCATTGTTGGGCTACAAGAATTCTTCTATGATCAGGTCCCAAGTGAATTAAGAAGTGTTGGTCTTGCCCTCTATCTTAGTATTTTGGGGGTCGGGAGTTTTTTAAGCAGCTTTCTTGTCTCTGTCATTGAGGAGGTGACTGGCGGGGATGGCAAAGATAGTTGGTTTACTGATAATCTTAATCGGGCACATCTTGACTATTTTTATTGGCTACTTGCTGGAATTAGTGCAGTTGCATTTACTGCCTACCTGTATTTTGCAAAatcttatatttataatatgccaagtacaatttaa
- the LOC142617315 gene encoding protein NRT1/ PTR FAMILY 5.10-like isoform X2: MLPSISTSNYMGKNKVILASSELQVNLFFISLYLVAVGQGGHKPCVQAFGADQFDGEDPVECQAKSSFFNWWYFGLCASTSVAMLILTYVQEDLSWGLGFGIPCVAMVIALGVFLLGTRTYRYSVKEVKSPFVRIGQVFVTAIKNRRAKPSEIAIEEEACRTLPQHNSEQFKFLNKALQGEVCTVSDVEEAKAVLRLVPIWATSLGYAIVFAQTSTFFTKQGATLDRTIFPGFEIPAASLQFFIGLAIVFFIPVYDRIFVPIARAITTKPFGITMLQRIGTGMLLSIICMVVAALVEIKRLKTAKEYGLVDMPEVTIPMSVWWLLPQYVLSGIADVFTIVGLQEFFYDQVPSELRSVGLALYLSILGVGSFLSSFLVSVIEEVTGGDGKDSWFTDNLNRAHLDYFYWLLAGISAVAFTAYLYFAKSYIYNMPSTI, translated from the exons ATGCTTCCTTCTATCAGTACCTCTAATTACATGGGCAAAAACAAAGTTATATTAGCTTCTTCTGAGCTCCAAGTGAATTTATTCTTCATCTCTCTATATCTAGTAGCAGTTGGGCAAGGTGGACATAAGCCTTGCGTTCAAGCTTTTGGAGCTGACCAGTTTGATGGAGAAGATCCGGTGGAATGCCAAGCCAAAAGCTCATTCTTCAATTGGTGGTATTTTGGACTATGTGCAAGTACTTCTGTGGCAATGTTGATCCTAACCTATGTACAAGAAGACCTTAGTTGGGGTCTAGGATTTGGAATCCCGTGTGTTGCGATGGTCATTGCCTTAGGTGTCTTCTTGCTTGGTACTAGAACTTATCGATATAGTGTCAAAGAGGTGAAAAGCCCATTTGTGAGAATCGGTCAAGTGTTTGTTACCGCAATTAAGAATCGGCGGGCTAAACCATCAGAAATAGCTATTGAAGAGGAAGCTTGCAGAACCCTGCCACAGCATAACTCTGAACAATTCAA GTTCCTTAACAAAGCCCTGCAAGGCGAGGTATGTACTGTTAGTGATGTTGAAGAAGCAAAGGCCGTTCTTAGGCTTGTTCCAATTTGGGCTACGAGCTTAGGTTATGCTATTGTGTTTGCACAAACCTCAACTTTCTTTACCAAGCAAGGGGCTACTCTTGATAGAACAATTTTTCCTGGCTTTGAGATACCAGCTGCATCACTACAATTCTTTATCGGCTTGGCCATTGTTTTTTTCATTCCTGTATATGATCGTATTTTTGTTCCTATAGCAAGAGCTATCACCACTAAACCTTTTGGAATCACAATGCTACAGAGAATTGGAACTGGGATGCTTTTATCTATCATTTGCATGGTAGTTGCAGCTCTAGTTGAAATAAAAAGGCTCAAAACTGCTAAAGAATATGGGTTGGTTGATATGCCAGAAGTGACTATTCCAATGAGTGTGTGGTGGCTTCTTCCTCAATATGTTTTGTCTGGAATTGCTGATGTTTTCACCATTGTTGGGCTACAAGAATTCTTCTATGATCAGGTCCCAAGTGAATTAAGAAGTGTTGGTCTTGCCCTCTATCTTAGTATTTTGGGGGTCGGGAGTTTTTTAAGCAGCTTTCTTGTCTCTGTCATTGAGGAGGTGACTGGCGGGGATGGCAAAGATAGTTGGTTTACTGATAATCTTAATCGGGCACATCTTGACTATTTTTATTGGCTACTTGCTGGAATTAGTGCAGTTGCATTTACTGCCTACCTGTATTTTGCAAAatcttatatttataatatgccaagtacaatttaa